The following are encoded in a window of Telmatobacter sp. DSM 110680 genomic DNA:
- a CDS encoding methylmalonyl-CoA mutase family protein — MATESFLSEFPPVSTEQWEHIIREKITGAEYASKLIWHPEEGLAVKPYYRAEDLAGLQFLDAPAGKFPFVRGGRSSGDWRIREEVNLVDAEDANQSAREVLAAGAEEIAFRHTKLENPGDLAILLADLHEIPVAFVGSEPRLVRLLVERLSNRPHSTIISADLDPLADLELSAELISNAPPGFRPFVIHADQFQERAAGSLEEVGFALSAAVDFIAEMRERGLSIDRITGSMSFAFAIGPEFFIQIAKLRAFRLVWAKVVECFEGAIVAARPLIHTRTAYWNATVYDPQTNILRSTTEAISAALGGVDSISISPFDECFRHPDDSSRRLARNTQVILKQEAFLSRVVDPVGGSYMIEALTNSIASKAWKLFQELETAGGFRRALASGVIASVLDRRMTSREEAVANRRRTFTGTNRFADASEQALARVDASHSGSVARAAQSFETLRLRTEQFINQTGEQPHILLAEIGDTKMRSARSQFAADFLACAGLVTNKAVFQSAECVADSDARLVVLCSSDVEYPPIAAELVQRLRKHNRPARVIIAGNPDTAEELRNIGIVDFIHLRSNAVEVLAKIQQMIGIKD, encoded by the coding sequence ATGGCTACCGAAAGCTTTCTCTCGGAGTTCCCGCCCGTAAGTACGGAGCAGTGGGAACATATTATCCGCGAGAAGATTACCGGCGCGGAATATGCGTCCAAATTGATCTGGCATCCGGAAGAAGGCCTTGCGGTAAAGCCCTATTACCGGGCGGAAGACCTCGCTGGGCTGCAATTTCTCGACGCTCCTGCTGGAAAGTTTCCATTCGTTCGAGGCGGACGCTCATCGGGGGACTGGCGCATTCGCGAAGAGGTCAATCTTGTCGACGCCGAAGATGCAAATCAATCCGCACGCGAAGTTCTTGCCGCAGGAGCGGAGGAGATTGCATTTCGTCATACTAAACTTGAAAATCCCGGCGACCTTGCGATCCTCCTCGCCGATCTCCATGAAATCCCGGTAGCGTTTGTTGGGTCAGAGCCAAGGCTCGTGCGCCTGCTTGTGGAGAGACTCAGCAATCGCCCACACAGCACAATTATCTCGGCCGACCTTGATCCTCTTGCCGACCTCGAATTGTCCGCGGAATTGATTAGCAATGCGCCTCCCGGTTTCAGGCCATTTGTGATTCATGCTGACCAGTTCCAGGAACGGGCAGCCGGCTCTTTGGAGGAAGTAGGCTTCGCGCTCTCGGCTGCCGTAGATTTTATAGCCGAGATGCGGGAGAGAGGTCTCAGCATCGATCGCATCACCGGATCGATGTCGTTTGCTTTTGCGATCGGTCCAGAGTTCTTCATCCAGATTGCGAAACTGCGTGCCTTTCGCCTGGTTTGGGCGAAGGTAGTTGAATGCTTTGAAGGCGCCATTGTTGCAGCGCGGCCTTTAATCCACACACGCACCGCCTATTGGAACGCGACGGTCTATGATCCGCAAACCAATATTCTGCGCTCGACTACCGAGGCAATCTCAGCGGCACTTGGCGGCGTAGACTCCATTTCGATATCTCCTTTCGATGAGTGCTTCCGGCATCCGGACGACAGCAGCCGCAGGCTAGCGCGGAATACCCAAGTTATTTTGAAGCAGGAGGCGTTTCTATCGCGGGTTGTCGATCCGGTCGGCGGATCCTACATGATTGAAGCTCTCACCAATTCAATCGCATCGAAGGCCTGGAAGTTGTTTCAAGAACTCGAGACTGCGGGTGGATTTCGAAGAGCATTGGCAAGCGGGGTAATTGCATCGGTGCTTGATAGACGAATGACCTCGCGGGAAGAAGCAGTGGCCAACCGGCGGCGCACTTTCACAGGCACAAACCGCTTTGCGGATGCGTCTGAGCAGGCATTGGCTCGCGTTGATGCGTCGCATTCCGGCTCCGTCGCCCGGGCCGCACAGTCTTTCGAAACACTTCGCCTGCGCACTGAGCAGTTCATAAATCAGACGGGCGAACAGCCGCACATTCTTCTCGCTGAAATTGGCGACACAAAGATGCGGAGTGCCCGCTCTCAATTTGCCGCTGATTTTCTGGCGTGCGCCGGACTTGTAACCAACAAGGCTGTCTTTCAGAGCGCAGAATGTGTCGCTGACTCCGATGCGAGATTGGTCGTTCTTTGCAGTTCAGATGTGGAATATCCTCCAATTGCCGCCGAGTTGGTGCAAAGGCTCAGAAAGCATAACAGACCCGCGAGAGTCATCATTGCCGGAAACCCCGACACGGCAGAGGAGCTGAGAAACATCGGCATCGTCGACTTCATTCATCTCCGCAGCAATGCTGTGGAGGTACTCGCAAAGATCCAACAGATGATCGGAATCAAGGATTAA
- a CDS encoding (2Fe-2S)-binding protein, whose protein sequence is MGELVLNVNGKPYKVDAPVEETLLSVLRDRLNLTGTKYGCGEGQCGACTVLMDGTATRSCSIPAAAAAGTKITTIEGLEVDGTLTSVQQAFLDEGAFQCGYCTSGMIMSATALLRDNQAHDDEQILGAMNGNVCRCGTYPRILAAIKRASGKMHAGGAR, encoded by the coding sequence ATGGGCGAACTGGTTCTGAACGTCAATGGCAAACCTTACAAAGTGGATGCGCCTGTGGAGGAGACACTGCTCTCCGTGCTGCGCGACCGCCTCAACCTGACTGGCACGAAATATGGTTGTGGCGAAGGTCAGTGCGGCGCCTGCACGGTGCTGATGGATGGGACTGCAACAAGATCCTGTTCAATTCCGGCAGCGGCCGCAGCCGGCACGAAGATCACAACCATTGAGGGTCTCGAGGTGGACGGCACGCTGACTTCCGTGCAGCAGGCGTTTCTCGACGAGGGCGCATTCCAGTGCGGTTACTGCACCTCGGGCATGATCATGAGCGCCACCGCTTTGCTTCGCGATAACCAGGCGCACGACGATGAACAAATTCTAGGTGCGATGAACGGCAATGTTTGCCGCTGTGGAACCTATCCGCGCATTCTCGCAGCAATCAAACGCGCCTCGGGCAAGATGCACGCTGGAGGTGCGCGATGA
- a CDS encoding acyl-CoA carboxylase subunit beta, translating to MAVRLHWQSGWDLECGAAMARLEERVKAKTMQDRIADLRARRAAIELGGGRERIEKQHASGKLTARERITALVDKSSFEEVGAFALHRASLFGMAGKEVPADGVVTGAGSVEGRLIHLASQDFTVLGGAAGEVHCSKIVEMMIMSLKTGTPFVFINDSGGARVQEGIDSLDGYARVFYRNVQLSGTVPQIAVICGPCAGGAAYSPALTDFVIQTRQARMFITGPQVIKQVTGEDVTAEDLGGPQSQMNRSGVVHLIAQDDKEALQLCRRLLSFMPSNNLEDPPRMPFNSRIKSDSDMNSIVPVDPKIAYDVRAIVTRVLDYNDFLEIQPGFAPNIVIGFGRLQGRPVGIVANQPNAMAGVLDINASDKAARFVRFCNAFNIPLLTFVDVPGFLPGVEQERGGIIRHGAKLLFAYSAATVPKITVVLRKAYGGAYIAMCSKGLGADRVVAWPTAEIAVMGAEGAAEIVFRHEIEASHDQATRRQELVEEYRETFANPYVAAGRRLIDEIIEPAETRRYLALALESMHGKRELRPQKKHGLIPL from the coding sequence ATGGCAGTTCGGCTGCACTGGCAATCAGGTTGGGACCTCGAATGTGGAGCGGCGATGGCCAGGCTGGAAGAACGCGTAAAAGCCAAAACAATGCAGGACCGGATCGCTGACCTGCGAGCCCGACGTGCTGCGATCGAGCTTGGTGGAGGGCGGGAACGGATCGAAAAGCAGCACGCATCCGGCAAGCTTACCGCCCGCGAGCGCATCACAGCTCTGGTCGACAAATCGAGCTTTGAAGAGGTTGGCGCATTTGCCCTTCATCGCGCCTCGTTGTTCGGCATGGCCGGCAAAGAGGTTCCCGCTGACGGTGTAGTCACCGGAGCAGGGTCGGTCGAAGGCCGCCTCATTCACCTTGCCAGCCAAGACTTCACCGTGTTGGGCGGCGCGGCCGGAGAGGTGCATTGCAGCAAGATCGTCGAAATGATGATCATGTCGCTTAAAACCGGAACGCCTTTCGTCTTCATCAATGATTCCGGCGGCGCGCGAGTACAGGAAGGCATCGATAGTCTCGACGGCTATGCGCGTGTGTTCTACAGAAACGTGCAGCTGTCAGGGACGGTCCCCCAAATCGCAGTGATTTGCGGCCCTTGCGCCGGAGGGGCAGCCTACAGCCCCGCGTTGACTGACTTTGTAATTCAGACTCGCCAGGCGCGGATGTTCATTACCGGTCCACAGGTCATCAAGCAGGTGACAGGAGAAGATGTGACTGCCGAGGACCTCGGCGGACCGCAATCGCAGATGAACCGGTCCGGCGTAGTGCACCTGATCGCACAGGACGACAAGGAGGCGCTGCAGTTGTGTCGCCGCCTACTCAGCTTCATGCCTTCAAACAATCTTGAAGACCCGCCGCGCATGCCTTTCAATTCGCGCATCAAGTCTGACTCCGACATGAACTCGATTGTGCCGGTTGATCCCAAGATTGCTTACGACGTACGCGCCATTGTCACGCGCGTTCTTGATTACAACGACTTCCTTGAGATCCAACCCGGATTTGCGCCGAACATCGTGATCGGCTTTGGACGACTTCAGGGACGCCCAGTGGGTATTGTGGCCAACCAGCCGAACGCGATGGCGGGTGTGCTCGATATCAATGCCTCTGACAAGGCCGCGCGCTTCGTGCGTTTCTGCAATGCATTCAATATTCCGCTTCTGACTTTCGTCGACGTGCCCGGATTTCTACCCGGCGTGGAGCAGGAGCGCGGAGGCATCATCCGTCACGGCGCCAAACTGCTGTTTGCTTACTCCGCGGCGACAGTTCCCAAGATCACGGTGGTTCTGCGCAAGGCATACGGTGGAGCGTATATCGCGATGTGTTCCAAGGGACTCGGTGCAGATCGCGTGGTGGCGTGGCCGACTGCGGAGATTGCCGTAATGGGAGCTGAGGGAGCAGCCGAGATTGTCTTTCGGCATGAAATTGAAGCCTCGCATGACCAGGCAACACGCCGGCAGGAGCTGGTCGAAGAATATCGCGAGACATTTGCCAACCCTTATGTTGCCGCTGGAAGACGCCTCATCGATGAAATTATTGAACCGGCTGAGACGCGGCGATACCTTGCGCTCGCCCTTGAATCTATGCATGGCAAACGCGAACTGCGGCCACAAAAGAAGCATGGATTGATTCCGCTGTGA
- a CDS encoding VOC family protein, with amino-acid sequence MTQAFAIHEIGNTYENGTAVVDELLSAVPGILFVDHVAIAVRQGELEGQIRSYQMLGFREIHREEVLGSDQVREALLQIGDGPNLIQLLEPLDADSPVQKMIDKNGGRGGLAHVAFRVKDAQHAFAAMREQGFRLIDAAPRKGSRGTTVFFVHPKSREDSPFGVLLEIVEAPESR; translated from the coding sequence ATGACGCAAGCGTTCGCTATACACGAAATCGGAAACACCTATGAGAATGGCACCGCAGTGGTAGATGAGCTTCTGAGCGCGGTTCCGGGAATTCTATTTGTCGATCACGTGGCCATTGCCGTGCGTCAGGGGGAATTGGAAGGCCAGATAAGGTCGTACCAGATGCTCGGCTTTCGTGAGATTCATCGCGAAGAAGTGCTCGGCTCCGACCAGGTGCGCGAAGCATTGCTCCAGATTGGAGACGGTCCCAACCTGATCCAGTTGCTCGAGCCTCTCGATGCCGATTCTCCAGTGCAGAAGATGATCGATAAGAATGGCGGACGCGGTGGGTTGGCTCATGTTGCATTTCGTGTGAAGGACGCCCAACACGCCTTCGCTGCAATGCGAGAGCAGGGTTTCAGACTGATCGATGCTGCACCTCGTAAAGGCTCTCGTGGTACTACGGTATTTTTTGTTCATCCAAAATCCAGGGAGGATTCCCCGTTCGGAGTCCTGCTCGAAATCGTTGAAGCTCCTGAAAGTAGATAG
- a CDS encoding zf-HC2 domain-containing protein has protein sequence MNPTIQSGMHPDAESLTAFAEQLLPAPERDQILAHMATCSRCREVVFLAQRALEEDQSEVVPTSKKAPTARRARWFDAWRWTWIPVAALATFMGLAVLQHFRHPAESTQMAVNKTPADALQKTVPSSIAPPAKTAATTNSATLNAEVVESAKPLTRRDEPVRQAGKEETKRLDEKKAVEQKGYAALAGAAPLPPGVSGGSMQEMLSARAKASPTGGPAAVNQFQQQSMAQQNLALQNSMMKAQNVPTDKVVAPRAAALGAASETVSVQADQVAVLPTPAPASSRVSSVPLTGEYHGTLSSAAAKQKAIQKIILPSGLGVLATASEASRIVALDTAGALFLSEDGGKNWQSIPSQWTGRALLVRTRPVGTEGGASRAPQILRFELVNDKLQTWLSYDGRIWTAQTLPLK, from the coding sequence ATGAACCCGACCATCCAATCCGGAATGCATCCCGATGCTGAGAGTCTGACGGCGTTCGCAGAGCAGTTACTGCCAGCGCCCGAACGTGATCAGATTCTGGCGCACATGGCCACGTGCAGCCGCTGCCGCGAAGTTGTGTTTCTTGCGCAAAGAGCGCTCGAAGAAGATCAATCGGAAGTAGTTCCCACTTCGAAGAAGGCGCCAACGGCACGTCGAGCCCGATGGTTCGACGCTTGGCGATGGACCTGGATTCCGGTTGCTGCGCTCGCGACATTCATGGGGTTAGCAGTGCTTCAGCACTTCCGCCACCCTGCGGAATCAACGCAGATGGCCGTTAACAAAACCCCGGCCGACGCTTTGCAGAAGACGGTGCCCTCGAGTATCGCTCCTCCCGCAAAGACCGCTGCAACGACAAACTCTGCAACTCTGAATGCGGAAGTCGTGGAGTCTGCCAAGCCACTGACCAGGCGCGATGAACCTGTACGTCAAGCAGGTAAGGAGGAAACGAAGCGACTCGATGAGAAGAAGGCCGTTGAGCAGAAAGGCTATGCCGCCCTGGCTGGAGCCGCGCCGTTGCCTCCAGGGGTGTCAGGCGGATCAATGCAAGAGATGCTGTCAGCACGCGCGAAAGCTTCACCGACCGGTGGCCCGGCAGCAGTGAACCAATTCCAGCAGCAGAGTATGGCGCAGCAAAACCTCGCACTACAAAACTCCATGATGAAGGCGCAGAACGTTCCCACTGACAAGGTTGTAGCGCCGAGGGCTGCAGCTCTAGGAGCGGCATCAGAGACCGTTTCGGTTCAAGCGGATCAGGTGGCAGTCCTGCCAACTCCCGCTCCTGCTTCTTCTCGGGTTTCCTCCGTTCCACTGACGGGGGAATACCACGGAACGCTTTCCTCGGCAGCCGCAAAGCAAAAAGCGATACAGAAGATTATCTTGCCGAGTGGGCTGGGAGTTCTTGCAACTGCGTCTGAAGCCAGCCGGATCGTCGCTCTCGACACTGCCGGAGCCCTGTTCCTGAGCGAAGACGGTGGCAAGAATTGGCAATCAATTCCATCGCAATGGACCGGGCGGGCATTGCTGGTGCGTACCCGGCCGGTGGGAACTGAGGGCGGTGCCTCACGCGCGCCGCAAATTCTACGGTTTGAGCTAGTGAACGACAAACTGCAAACATGGCTCAGTTACGACGGAAGAATCTGGACGGCGCAGACCCTTCCTTTGAAGTAG
- a CDS encoding class I fructose-bisphosphate aldolase has product MDAHALNKTAKALVAGDKGLLAMDESTPTANKRFVATGIAQTEEMRRAYRDMIVNAPGLGDFLNGAILVDETIRQTTRAGIPFAKALEKVGIIPGIKVDAGAKAMAAHPGEKITEGLDGLRDRLAEYVKLGARFAKWRAVITIGEGIPSHGCLEANALILAQYAALCQEAGIVPIVEPEVLMDGDHTMERCAEVTERTQHILFDQLVRQRVLLEGVILKPNMVVPGLKCPRQNTNEEIADATINCLLRTVPAAVPGVAFLSGGQTGELASARLSAMNARFKGRMPWGLAFSFARAIQEPAMQIWHGEDANVQAAQKALVHRARCNVAARRGEYTPEMEKQ; this is encoded by the coding sequence ATGGATGCGCATGCGCTGAACAAAACTGCAAAGGCCCTGGTAGCCGGAGACAAAGGTTTGCTTGCCATGGACGAAAGCACGCCGACCGCCAACAAGCGCTTCGTCGCCACCGGCATTGCCCAGACCGAGGAGATGCGGCGCGCCTACCGTGACATGATCGTCAATGCGCCTGGTCTGGGCGACTTTCTGAACGGCGCGATTCTGGTGGACGAGACCATCCGCCAGACGACAAGGGCGGGAATTCCATTCGCCAAAGCGCTCGAAAAGGTTGGCATTATCCCCGGTATCAAGGTGGATGCCGGTGCCAAGGCGATGGCCGCGCATCCGGGCGAGAAGATTACCGAGGGGCTGGACGGCCTTCGCGATCGGCTTGCCGAGTACGTGAAATTGGGAGCGAGGTTTGCGAAGTGGCGCGCCGTCATCACCATCGGCGAAGGAATTCCGAGTCACGGATGCCTCGAAGCCAACGCGTTAATCCTCGCCCAGTACGCTGCACTTTGTCAGGAAGCCGGCATAGTGCCGATTGTCGAACCCGAAGTGCTGATGGATGGCGATCACACTATGGAACGCTGCGCCGAAGTGACCGAGCGGACACAGCATATTCTCTTCGACCAGCTCGTTCGACAGCGTGTTCTGCTCGAAGGCGTGATCCTGAAACCTAATATGGTGGTTCCCGGACTTAAATGTCCGCGCCAGAATACAAACGAAGAAATCGCAGACGCCACGATTAATTGCCTGCTGCGCACCGTGCCCGCTGCCGTGCCGGGAGTCGCGTTTCTCTCCGGTGGTCAGACCGGCGAGCTTGCGTCAGCCCGCCTCAGCGCAATGAATGCGCGGTTCAAGGGACGAATGCCGTGGGGCTTGGCGTTCTCATTCGCACGCGCAATTCAGGAGCCGGCGATGCAGATCTGGCATGGCGAAGACGCCAACGTGCAGGCCGCGCAGAAAGCACTGGTTCATCGAGCCCGGTGCAACGTCGCAGCGCGTCGTGGCGAGTACACTCCGGAAATGGAAAAGCAATGA
- a CDS encoding polyphosphate kinase 2 family protein, whose protein sequence is MTGKHFVEKFRIQPGKPVRLDDFDPAFKGKHGKSHVLRRTQELCAKMGELQQKLFAERKRSLLICLQALDAGGKDGVIKHVIGSMNPEGCDVANFKEPTQEELAHDFLWRVEAKTPKRGEVAIFNRSHYEDVLIVRVHNLVPKEVWSKRYDDINNFERLHIESGTHILKFFLHISKEEQLKRFEQRLDDPTKRWKISESDYSEREYWDDYVRAYEDALAKCNTKDAPWFVIPSDHKWFRDLAVSEIIVATLESMNIQVPKPTVNIEDIRRKYHSAVKKEKGGKSRRHRAKS, encoded by the coding sequence ATGACCGGCAAACACTTCGTCGAAAAATTCCGCATCCAGCCAGGTAAACCTGTTCGCCTCGATGACTTCGATCCGGCATTCAAAGGCAAACACGGCAAGAGTCATGTTCTCCGCAGAACGCAGGAACTCTGCGCGAAGATGGGCGAATTGCAGCAGAAGCTTTTCGCAGAGCGCAAACGTTCGCTGCTGATCTGCCTGCAGGCACTGGACGCGGGCGGTAAAGACGGCGTGATCAAGCATGTGATCGGCTCGATGAATCCCGAGGGATGCGACGTAGCCAATTTCAAAGAGCCCACCCAGGAAGAACTGGCACACGATTTTCTGTGGCGTGTTGAGGCGAAGACACCGAAGCGTGGCGAAGTCGCTATCTTCAATCGCTCGCACTACGAGGATGTGTTGATCGTGCGCGTACACAATCTGGTGCCGAAAGAAGTCTGGTCGAAACGCTACGATGACATCAACAACTTCGAGCGGCTGCACATCGAAAGCGGTACACACATCCTGAAGTTCTTCCTCCACATCAGCAAGGAAGAACAGTTAAAGCGCTTCGAGCAGAGACTCGATGACCCCACTAAGCGCTGGAAGATCAGCGAGTCCGATTACAGCGAACGCGAATACTGGGACGACTATGTGCGGGCTTATGAGGATGCGCTTGCCAAGTGCAACACAAAGGACGCGCCGTGGTTTGTAATCCCCTCGGATCACAAGTGGTTCCGCGACCTTGCGGTGTCGGAGATTATTGTGGCGACATTGGAATCAATGAACATCCAGGTGCCAAAACCTACGGTGAACATTGAAGATATCCGCCGTAAGTACCATTCGGCGGTCAAGAAGGAGAAAGGCGGCAAATCGCGCCGTCACCGCGCCAAAAGCTGA
- a CDS encoding biotin/lipoyl-containing protein has protein sequence MKLRITIDGKAYEAEVEILDAEGSAPEYPPYPPAPAAYVAAEPPEMIIAAQTGEVASSEKECRSPVTGMVVKVEVEPGQLVQTNDVVVVLESMKMEMQITAQQTAAVKNVLVTEGSAVKVNQLLVEFE, from the coding sequence TTGAAGCTTCGCATCACGATCGATGGCAAGGCCTATGAGGCCGAAGTCGAAATTCTCGATGCGGAGGGATCCGCACCCGAGTATCCGCCTTATCCGCCCGCCCCCGCAGCGTATGTTGCTGCCGAGCCACCCGAGATGATCATCGCCGCACAAACAGGTGAAGTGGCAAGTAGTGAGAAAGAGTGCCGCAGTCCAGTGACCGGCATGGTGGTCAAGGTTGAAGTTGAGCCGGGACAGCTGGTTCAGACGAACGATGTCGTCGTGGTTCTGGAATCTATGAAGATGGAAATGCAAATCACGGCGCAGCAAACAGCTGCGGTGAAGAACGTTCTGGTCACCGAAGGATCTGCTGTAAAAGTTAACCAACTGCTCGTGGAGTTTGAATGA
- a CDS encoding molybdopterin cofactor-binding domain-containing protein, protein MNLREQQSMEDGKPAVTNVGELRRTQFDRRDFLKVLGGGVLICLAPSRSWTQESGRSFGGHELPKDISAWLHIDADGHVKVFTGKVEVGQNIRTSLAQAVAEELRVHFDSITMVMGDTDLVPWDMGTFGSRTTPTMAPQLRNMAVASRELLVEMAAKRWKTDASKLFAAAGKVTTADGSKSLTYGELTRGESLVKDVAGDPPFTPPTEWKIAGTPVPKANGRDFVTGKHQFPSDIVRPEMMFGVVLRPEGFNAKLQSLDTSTAERMQGVKVVRDGDFTGVIANDTFAAHSALAAIHAKWDVPEQPTNQGLFAYLKNNPEGQPGRPDHVVGSVAEAIASADVKLEAEYTVEYIAHAPLEPRAAVAEWSNGKLTVWTGTQRPFGVRDELMQAFQLPAEKVRVIHPDMGSGYGGKHTGEAALEAARLARAAGKPVKVVWTRQDEFTWAYFRPAGLIEIKAGVRQDGTLVAWEHHNYNSGPAAIGTPYDVANQLIQYHPSKSPLRQGSYRGLAATANHFARESHMDAMAHAAKIDPVAFRLKNVSNPRLKAVVQAAAEKFGWANAKSTPERGFGIACGTDKGGFVATCAEVAIDPASKQVKISRVVEAWESGAIVNPDGLRNQMQGAIVQAIGGALFERILFGNGRIENPLFSKYRVPRFSDTPKVEIVLLDRKDLPSAGAGETGLVGLAPAVGNAIFAATGVRLRSMPMTPENNTIRT, encoded by the coding sequence ATGAATCTTCGAGAGCAGCAGTCTATGGAAGACGGAAAGCCCGCAGTCACGAATGTCGGCGAGCTTCGAAGAACTCAATTTGATCGGCGAGATTTCCTCAAAGTGCTCGGTGGCGGAGTGCTGATCTGCCTTGCGCCGTCCAGATCATGGACGCAGGAATCGGGCCGAAGCTTCGGAGGCCACGAGCTTCCAAAGGACATAAGCGCATGGCTGCACATAGATGCCGATGGTCATGTGAAAGTGTTCACTGGCAAAGTTGAAGTGGGCCAGAACATCCGCACCTCGCTCGCGCAAGCCGTTGCGGAGGAATTACGCGTGCACTTCGATTCCATCACCATGGTCATGGGCGACACGGACCTGGTTCCGTGGGATATGGGCACCTTCGGCAGCCGCACCACTCCCACGATGGCTCCGCAGTTGCGCAATATGGCGGTTGCAAGCCGCGAATTGCTGGTGGAGATGGCCGCGAAGCGCTGGAAGACCGATGCTTCAAAGCTGTTCGCCGCAGCGGGAAAAGTAACAACCGCCGATGGATCAAAATCTTTGACCTACGGTGAACTCACGCGGGGCGAGTCGCTGGTGAAGGATGTTGCCGGGGATCCGCCGTTCACGCCCCCCACGGAGTGGAAGATTGCTGGAACGCCGGTTCCCAAAGCGAATGGCCGGGATTTCGTAACTGGTAAACATCAGTTCCCATCGGACATCGTGCGACCAGAAATGATGTTCGGTGTGGTGCTCCGCCCGGAGGGTTTCAATGCCAAGTTACAGTCTCTTGACACCAGTACAGCGGAGAGGATGCAGGGAGTAAAAGTCGTGCGGGATGGCGATTTCACAGGAGTTATCGCAAACGACACGTTCGCTGCCCACAGCGCCTTGGCAGCGATCCATGCAAAGTGGGATGTGCCTGAACAGCCCACCAATCAAGGACTTTTTGCGTACCTCAAAAACAACCCTGAGGGTCAACCGGGACGGCCTGACCACGTGGTCGGATCGGTCGCTGAAGCAATTGCCAGTGCCGATGTGAAGCTCGAAGCTGAGTACACCGTCGAGTACATCGCGCATGCTCCTCTCGAACCGCGAGCCGCGGTGGCGGAGTGGAGCAACGGCAAGCTGACGGTCTGGACCGGAACGCAGCGGCCTTTCGGAGTGCGCGACGAGCTGATGCAGGCGTTTCAACTGCCTGCTGAAAAAGTGCGCGTGATCCACCCCGATATGGGTAGCGGCTATGGCGGCAAGCACACAGGCGAAGCTGCGCTGGAAGCGGCCCGTCTCGCTAGAGCCGCGGGAAAGCCAGTGAAGGTAGTGTGGACGCGGCAAGACGAATTCACGTGGGCTTATTTCCGTCCCGCAGGCCTTATCGAAATCAAAGCCGGCGTGCGCCAGGATGGAACGCTCGTAGCATGGGAGCACCACAATTACAACTCGGGACCGGCAGCAATCGGCACGCCATATGATGTCGCCAATCAGCTGATCCAGTACCACCCATCCAAATCGCCTCTGCGCCAAGGCTCGTATCGAGGCCTGGCGGCGACGGCAAATCACTTTGCGCGCGAGTCGCACATGGATGCGATGGCACACGCCGCGAAGATCGATCCCGTAGCATTTCGTCTGAAAAATGTCAGTAACCCTCGGCTCAAAGCCGTCGTTCAGGCCGCTGCTGAAAAGTTCGGCTGGGCCAACGCGAAGTCCACGCCGGAACGCGGATTCGGCATTGCTTGCGGTACAGACAAAGGCGGATTCGTCGCCACGTGCGCTGAGGTTGCCATCGACCCTGCCTCAAAGCAGGTGAAAATTAGCCGCGTGGTCGAGGCATGGGAGTCGGGTGCAATTGTGAATCCCGACGGATTGCGCAATCAGATGCAGGGTGCGATTGTGCAGGCCATCGGAGGCGCGCTCTTTGAAAGGATTCTCTTCGGCAATGGCAGAATTGAGAACCCTCTGTTTTCAAAGTACCGGGTACCGCGTTTCAGCGACACTCCAAAAGTCGAGATCGTCCTGCTCGATCGCAAGGATCTGCCGTCCGCCGGTGCCGGAGAGACTGGCCTTGTGGGGTTGGCGCCTGCCGTAGGTAATGCAATCTTCGCCGCTACCGGCGTACGCCTCCGCAGCATGCCGATGACACCGGAGAACAACACCATCCGAACATGA